The stretch of DNA GAAAGCAAACCGATATAAAATCACTTGCAGAGGTATGTGTCGCTTTTGCGAATGCACAAGGGGGTGAACTAATTATTGGAATTGAGGACAAGGAGAGCGAACCACCGATCAATCAAAAAATCGATATTACAGAGGTAAACGAAGTTGTAAAGAAACTTCGTGGCATGACCGATGGTGTTGGCTTGGCAAACCCAGAGATAATAACACACGGCAATGGTGGTGAGTATTTTATTATTCAGGTATTACCTTCTACTCGTATAATTGCCACAACATCTTCCGGAAAAGTATTTATTAGAATTTCAGATAATTGTTTCCCAGTAAGCAGCGATGAACTGACCAACTTGGCGGCGGAAAGGACAGCCTTTCAGTGGGAAATAATTGCACCCCAGAAGATTAGTTTGGCTCAAGTTGACCAAGAAAGCATAAAACAATTTGTTAGTGACATTCAGAAATCGGATAAAGTGTCCGATTTTATAAAAAGCAAAGGCGTAGAAGAGATTCTCAACTTTTACCAAATGGTAAGCACTGAAGGTCTTGTTACCAACCTAGGCGTTCTTTGGCTAGGCACCCCAGCACAGCGTGCTCGCTTAAGTTATCCCTTATCGGTTCAGTATATTGTTTACAACGACAGAGAAGAAAAAATAAGAAAGAAAGAGTGGCATTATAATCTGCATAATCCTAAAGAATTATTACTAGAGATTGATAAAGAAGCAGTTGAACTGACTTATAGTAGCGAGATTCCGGATGGACTATTCAGAAAGACGGTGAGGCAATATCCCAAAGAAGTTGTAAGGGAACTGCTTATTAATGCCATTGCTCACAAGAAATACACTATTTCCGGCGATATATTTATTGAGGTATACCACGACAGAATGACAATTACCAATCCTGGGAGTTTACCGCTAGGTATTACAAAAGATAATATTCTGCACGAAAGGCACAGAAGAAATCCGCATCTTATTCAAACATTGAGCGACTTAAAGTTAATGGAGGGAGAGGGTTCTGGTTATGACTTAGTTTATGAAAAGCTTGCGCGAGACGCAAAACCGCTACCAGACATTTTTAGCAGCTTTACGAAAGTAGCCGTTACAGTCTACTCCGGAATAATAAATACTGAAGTAATCTCTATTCTTGACTACATTGAAAAGCACTACCAAATAACACAAAAAGAGTATATTACATTAGGGTTGGTTGCAACAGAAAAGAAAATACTATCCACCCAACTCGCCACCAAGCTACAGCTGAATGAAGAAGACTATATGCGCTCGTGGATAGGAACCCTTATCAACAAAGGTATCTTGGTTTCCCAAGGAATTAAGAAAATTACTGAATATCTTTTAAATCCGGAATTGTTTGCTCAAGCGAAGCTGGATATTATACCTTCACTTAAAACAATAGAACCCTATAAATTGGAAGCACTGATTGCAGAAGATATAAAATACAATGGAAAAAGCAAGCTGTCAGAAATACAAAAAAGACTGAAAGAGATTTCGGCAAATGACATTCAGAAAACCGTATATAGAATGGTAGAACAAGGAAAAGTAACTACCGAAGGCGGTAAAAGAAACCGAACATACTCTTTGTTCAAAAAAAAATAAATCAAAAATAAATCCACATATACTCCTGACCGTATTGTGGTTGCATTACAACTCATGAACGAAAAACTAGAAAATAAAACCTTCTGCAAGCCATCAACACGTCTGTCTCTGGATCAGAAGAGTTCAGGTTCGAGACCTGACAGGACAACATTTTTTTAGTATAAACCCCCGTAAACATTGAATTTTCGGGGGTTGTTTTTTGTTGGGGTAAGAATTTTCACGTTCGACTCCAATACACGAGCGTGTAATCCAAAAGAAATAAGGACTTGACCCGAATAACCATATAACAAAATGTTGCACCCCCCCTGTACCGTAAACAAAGTGTATAATGCACCTAGTTTTATTCGCTCTAAAACAAATCGCCTATTGACTTTTACTGATAGAAGGGTTACATTTACAGAAAGAGAACTAGCCTCTATTGCTAGGGCAGGTGCAAGCAAGCTATATGAAGAAGATAGACTTTCACGGGAAGATAGATCGGCCACTGCTAAACAAGAGGGCCAGAGCGACACAGCGGGTGAAGAACTACGAGGAGATAATCGGGGAGTTCAAGTCGTGTCCAGCGTTCGGAATCAGGTTCGAGGCTCCAACATTCAGACCCTTCACGCAGAGCCAGCATATAGAAAATTCGATCCCCTCACCTCGCTTAGAGTTGCCCATGACGCACGCCTCACTTGCGTTTATAATTAAGAACTAATATCACAACTAACTTAGATTGGAAAACCCCGATAAACCTTACGGTTCATCGGGGTTGTTTTTTTGTTGGGGTAAGGAGAAGTGGACAAATTCCTCCCTTAAGGAGGTAGCATAAAAAAAGAGACGGCCACAAGCCGTCTCTTTTTTGTATAATACTTGAATTATTTAACCTCTGTAGGTCCGCTAATTAACTCAAAAGTTGCAGGATTACCGGCTGCAGTACACTTGTAATCGATAGAATAGGTAGTGTAACTTAAGTC from Williamwhitmania taraxaci encodes:
- a CDS encoding ATP-binding protein, which codes for MQQEDKSRDYKSLRKAIGKQTDIKSLAEVCVAFANAQGGELIIGIEDKESEPPINQKIDITEVNEVVKKLRGMTDGVGLANPEIITHGNGGEYFIIQVLPSTRIIATTSSGKVFIRISDNCFPVSSDELTNLAAERTAFQWEIIAPQKISLAQVDQESIKQFVSDIQKSDKVSDFIKSKGVEEILNFYQMVSTEGLVTNLGVLWLGTPAQRARLSYPLSVQYIVYNDREEKIRKKEWHYNLHNPKELLLEIDKEAVELTYSSEIPDGLFRKTVRQYPKEVVRELLINAIAHKKYTISGDIFIEVYHDRMTITNPGSLPLGITKDNILHERHRRNPHLIQTLSDLKLMEGEGSGYDLVYEKLARDAKPLPDIFSSFTKVAVTVYSGIINTEVISILDYIEKHYQITQKEYITLGLVATEKKILSTQLATKLQLNEEDYMRSWIGTLINKGILVSQGIKKITEYLLNPELFAQAKLDIIPSLKTIEPYKLEALIAEDIKYNGKSKLSEIQKRLKEISANDIQKTVYRMVEQGKVTTEGGKRNRTYSLFKKK